The Chitinophagaceae bacterium genome segment TTTTGAAAAGCATCATTGTCTAAATGTTCATAGCCAATTACTTTTCCGGAGGAATAATCTTGTATTATAACAGGCCATAAACCCTGAATGGTATTCGGTATTTTATTTTTATCCATAGAAGGAATTTTCATCGAAAGTAATATATTAATAATTGCAAATACAGGTTTTTTAAAAAAAATAATAGTCAAGTTCTTCAAAATAACTAATCAAAAACATAGAAAATTAAGTTATTTGTGTTATAATGATAAGAGTTAAAAGATTCTATCTCTTTAGTTTTTTTAAATTTAATGGAAATGAAGTTGCATTACACTATGATTTCTGTTTTTACGAAGCAAAGTGCCGGACTTAAAGGTAATATTTCTGCTGTCATAAAGTGTGAAAAAAATCAGCTTTCAAAAGATGAAATGCAGGGAATTGCTAATGATTTAAACCAGCCGGCAACTACTTTTTTGGTAAAAACAGATAGAGAAGATACTTTTAGGGTTTTATGGTTTGCTCCTGACGGGGAAATTGGTTTATGCGGGCATGGGTCAGTAGCTGCGGCCGCTTTTTTGTTTGAAGAAAATAATACCATTGCTAACTACTATCTTAAAAAAGACGAACAAACTATTGTTTTGCATGATTTTGAGGGAAATAGTTGCGGCATGGAAATTGATAAAATCAAAATTGATAAAGAAATACCGGTGCCGGATGTCGTTCAGAAAGCATTGGGGGTAGAAGTGTTAAAATACCATAAAACGTCGAATAAAGACATGGTGTTAGTAAAGGATGAAGAAAGTTTGCGAAAAATGAAAGTGAATTTTGATTTACTGAGAACATCTTCTGTTTTTGGCTATACCGTTACTGCACAATCTACTAAAGCTGATTTTGTAAGCCGAACAATAGTTCCTCATGTGCAACAGTTAGAGGATCATGCAACCGGCTCTTCACATGCAATTCTTTTCCCGTACTGGAGTGAAAAATTAAAAAAACAAGAATTAGAAGCTATTCAATTGAGTCCAAGAGGTGGTTACCTGAAAGGGCATATAAAAAATTCTAAATCTATTTTGATAAAAGGTGATTTTAAAATCATTGCTCAGGGAGAATATTTTTTAAGCAACTGATAAACAATACTATACTATTTGTTGTTTATAGCTTTGCATAATTTTTTAAGATTATTTAAAAGATCAATCTGAATAAAGAGAAACAAAGCCTGATTGTTTGATTACTTATCTGTCACACCTCATACACATTTGTAAATAAAATAAATAGTAAAATTACTTTTTGAGTAAATTGGAGGTTTTTAGTGTATAAAATTGTCACTTAAAAAAATGGGGTCAAAAAATTATTTCTATAATTTAGATAAGCTCAAAAATAAATGTAATAAAGATGGATATACGGCAAGATGTAGTGTTTAAAATTCTTCAGTCAATGACTGAAAAGGAGGAGAAGTTTTTTGTAAAATCTGCCAGAAAAAACACATTCTACTTTAATCTGTATACCCTTGTCAAAAAGAAGAATATTTTTGACCAAAAAAGACTTATTAAGGAATTGGAAAAAGCGGGATGTAAACAGCCTTTACATAAGTTAAAATCTTACCTGAAAACAGAAATTATTCAATCATTAATAGATTATAATAATGATAATGTAGAAATAAATGTATTAAAGCAGTTATCAGAGATAAAAGTATTAATCTTAAAGGGGCTTTATGATGAAGCGACTAATACACTCCAAACAGTGAAGGCTTTTGTAATAGAAAAGGGACTTTTTCACATTATGCCGGCTATTTATGAGATGGATTATAAATTAGGGTCGCTTAAAATGGACATTGATCCAAAGGTTTTTGTTGACTACAAACAATGTTTTGAAGATAATCTGGTAAACTATCGCTTGGATTATATCTATTATTATATAAAAGACATCAATTTTAGGATTACAACATTGAAGGAAAATAAGAAAGTGCGGGGTGAAGTAGAAAGTCTTTTACAAGATCCGGTAATGACTGAAACAAACAGCACTGAAAGTAATTTGATAAAAATTAAGCGCCATAATATCTTATCTCTGTATTTTCTGATGATAGCTGATATAGATAAAAGCCTGAAAAGTGCTTATGAAGCGATTGGCCTCTTAAATGAGTTTCCGACTGCTGAATTTTATTCAGATATGAAGACTCTTTTGTTAAGGAACATTATAGTTTCCTTAAATAATTTTAAAAGAAAAGATTTACTTGAACAGGAAGGGGAAAAGATAATAGAAGAGTTAGCGGAATTGTCGGAGACTAACTTCGATGCGCTTGCCGCTTTAATGCAAGTAAAGAATTTACAAATGATGTCTAGTAACGATTTTAGTGAGCTGGATTCAAATACAG includes the following:
- a CDS encoding PhzF family phenazine biosynthesis protein; protein product: MEMKLHYTMISVFTKQSAGLKGNISAVIKCEKNQLSKDEMQGIANDLNQPATTFLVKTDREDTFRVLWFAPDGEIGLCGHGSVAAAAFLFEENNTIANYYLKKDEQTIVLHDFEGNSCGMEIDKIKIDKEIPVPDVVQKALGVEVLKYHKTSNKDMVLVKDEESLRKMKVNFDLLRTSSVFGYTVTAQSTKADFVSRTIVPHVQQLEDHATGSSHAILFPYWSEKLKKQELEAIQLSPRGGYLKGHIKNSKSILIKGDFKIIAQGEYFLSN